The following proteins come from a genomic window of Streptomyces liliiviolaceus:
- a CDS encoding ABC transporter permease, whose amino-acid sequence MLAYLIRRLFAAAVMLVIIILVVFCIFFLVPRWAGVDPATMFVGKQADPAAIEAVRQKLGLADPIFAQVWEFFKGIFVGRTYSGGGDVTECAAPCFGYSFRSEQAIWPVLTDRFPVTLGLALGAAILWLLFGVAAGVLSALKRGSVWDRGAMIVALGGVSLPIYFTGMLSLAIFSYGLGWIDGSYVPLEESFTGWFGGMILPWITLAFLYAAMYARITRATMMEVLGEDYIRTARAKGLTEPVVIGKHAMRSTMTPILTMLGMDLGALIGGAILTETTFSLPGLGQAVLKAISDKDLPVILGVTLITSLAVIVANLLVDLLYAVIDPRVRLS is encoded by the coding sequence GTGCTCGCATACCTCATCAGGCGGCTCTTCGCCGCCGCAGTGATGCTGGTGATCATCATCCTGGTGGTCTTCTGCATCTTCTTCCTCGTCCCCCGCTGGGCGGGCGTGGACCCGGCCACGATGTTCGTCGGCAAGCAGGCGGACCCTGCGGCCATCGAGGCCGTGCGGCAGAAGCTCGGTCTGGCAGACCCGATCTTCGCCCAGGTCTGGGAGTTCTTCAAAGGCATCTTCGTAGGCCGTACGTACTCGGGTGGCGGCGACGTCACGGAGTGCGCGGCGCCCTGCTTCGGTTACTCCTTCCGCAGCGAGCAGGCCATCTGGCCGGTGCTCACCGACCGCTTCCCGGTGACCCTGGGTCTCGCGCTCGGTGCCGCCATCCTGTGGCTGCTCTTCGGTGTGGCGGCGGGTGTGCTCTCCGCGCTCAAGCGCGGTTCCGTCTGGGACCGTGGCGCGATGATCGTCGCCCTCGGCGGCGTCTCGCTCCCCATCTACTTCACCGGCATGCTCTCGCTGGCGATCTTCAGCTACGGACTGGGCTGGATCGACGGCAGCTACGTACCTCTCGAAGAGAGCTTCACCGGCTGGTTCGGCGGCATGATCCTCCCCTGGATCACGCTCGCCTTCCTGTACGCCGCGATGTACGCCCGCATCACCAGAGCCACCATGATGGAGGTCCTGGGCGAGGACTACATCCGGACGGCCCGTGCCAAGGGCCTGACCGAACCCGTCGTCATCGGAAAGCACGCGATGCGTTCCACCATGACGCCGATCCTCACCATGCTCGGCATGGACCTCGGCGCGCTGATCGGTGGCGCGATCCTCACCGAGACCACCTTCAGCCTTCCCGGACTCGGACAGGCCGTCCTCAAGGCGATCAGCGACAAGGACCTGCCCGTCATCCTGGGCGTCACGCTGATCACCTCGCTCGCGGTGATCGTCGCGAACCTGCTGGTCGACCTGCTGTACGCCGTGATCGACCCCCGAGTGAGGCTCTCATGA
- a CDS encoding ABC transporter substrate-binding protein, translating to MSTQRTTGRRKQAVAAAAVVAALLSTAACGGGNDDDGGGSKTGAAGFDAANNKVAQASLAKKGGTLKFAGAQDADSWDTTRGYYGFMWNFSRYYSRQLVTNATAPGADGAKVTPDLATAAAKVSDDGKTYTYTLRDGSTWEDGKPITSKDVKYGIERAWAQDVLSGGPIYLQQVLDPKKEYKGPYKDKSADKLGLKAIETPDDKTIIFKLPEANSDFEEMLALTSASPVRQDKDTKSKYGLKPFSSGPYKFQSYTPSKGIVLVRNTEWKQASDPIRKAYPDKITVDFFTNANDMDQRLIKGDYDLDIGQTGLSPQGRTTALKEHKENLDNPVSGYIRYAVFPQSVKPFDNEHCRKAVIYGADHESLQTARGGPVAGGDIGTNMLPPSVPGSEGQKYDPYESATANKKGNVAKAKEELKACGKPNGFKTTIAVRNNKPVEVATAESLQASLKKVGITVDIEQFDGAQTTGIIGSPSNVKKKGYGIIIMGWGPDFPSVQGYGLPLWSGDYILESGNNNFALIKDKTIDGLFDSYTKELDSTKKAAISTEINHKVMEGGYYLPFVFEKFINWRSSRLANVYTTDGYSGQYDFVNLGLKK from the coding sequence GTGAGTACCCAACGCACCACAGGGCGGCGCAAGCAGGCCGTGGCCGCCGCAGCCGTGGTCGCTGCACTGCTGTCCACGGCGGCGTGCGGCGGCGGCAACGACGACGACGGGGGCGGTTCGAAGACCGGCGCGGCCGGCTTCGACGCCGCGAACAACAAGGTCGCCCAGGCCTCCCTCGCCAAGAAGGGCGGCACGCTCAAGTTCGCGGGCGCCCAGGATGCCGACTCGTGGGACACCACCCGCGGTTACTACGGCTTCATGTGGAACTTCTCCCGGTACTACAGCCGCCAGCTGGTCACCAACGCGACCGCGCCGGGCGCCGACGGTGCCAAGGTCACCCCGGACCTCGCCACCGCGGCCGCGAAGGTCTCGGACGACGGCAAGACCTACACGTACACGCTGCGTGACGGGTCGACCTGGGAGGATGGCAAGCCCATCACCTCCAAGGACGTCAAGTACGGCATCGAGCGCGCGTGGGCGCAGGACGTGCTCTCCGGCGGTCCGATCTACCTTCAGCAGGTCCTCGACCCGAAGAAGGAGTACAAGGGCCCGTACAAGGACAAGTCCGCGGACAAGCTCGGTCTGAAGGCCATCGAGACGCCCGACGACAAGACGATCATCTTCAAGCTGCCCGAGGCGAACTCGGACTTCGAGGAGATGCTCGCGCTGACCTCGGCCTCCCCGGTCCGCCAGGACAAGGACACCAAGTCCAAGTACGGCCTGAAGCCGTTCTCGTCCGGCCCGTACAAGTTCCAGTCGTACACGCCCAGCAAGGGCATCGTGCTCGTCCGCAACACCGAGTGGAAGCAGGCCTCGGACCCGATCCGCAAGGCCTACCCGGACAAGATCACGGTCGACTTCTTCACCAACGCCAATGACATGGACCAGCGCCTGATCAAGGGCGACTACGACCTGGACATCGGCCAGACCGGTCTCTCCCCGCAGGGCCGCACCACCGCCCTGAAGGAGCACAAGGAGAACCTGGACAACCCGGTCTCCGGCTACATCCGCTACGCGGTCTTCCCGCAGAGCGTCAAGCCGTTCGACAACGAGCACTGCCGCAAGGCCGTGATCTACGGTGCCGACCACGAGTCGCTCCAGACCGCTCGTGGCGGCCCGGTCGCCGGTGGAGACATCGGTACCAACATGCTGCCGCCGTCGGTCCCGGGCTCCGAGGGCCAGAAGTACGACCCGTACGAGTCGGCGACCGCGAACAAGAAGGGCAACGTCGCCAAGGCCAAGGAAGAGCTCAAGGCCTGCGGCAAGCCGAACGGCTTCAAGACCACCATCGCGGTCCGCAACAACAAGCCCGTCGAGGTGGCGACCGCCGAGTCCCTCCAGGCGTCGCTGAAGAAGGTCGGCATCACCGTCGACATCGAGCAGTTCGACGGTGCCCAGACCACCGGCATCATCGGTAGCCCCTCGAACGTCAAGAAGAAGGGCTACGGCATCATCATCATGGGCTGGGGTCCCGACTTCCCCAGCGTCCAGGGTTACGGCCTGCCCCTGTGGAGCGGCGACTACATCCTTGAGAGCGGCAACAACAACTTCGCCCTGATCAAGGACAAGACGATCGACGGACTCTTCGACAGCTACACCAAGGAGCTCGACTCCACGAAGAAGGCCGCGATCTCCACGGAGATCAACCACAAGGTCATGGAGGGCGGTTACTACCTGCCCTTCGTCTTCGAGAAGTTCATCAACTGGCGTTCGAGCCGTCTGGCGAACGTCTACACCACCGACGGTTACAGCGGTCAGTACGACTTCGTCAACCTCGGCCTGAAGAAGTAA
- a CDS encoding ABC transporter permease — translation MTAPLHEPTAEAAPSAAEEAALVAGSAEAKAVQGRSLGRIAWERLKRDKLALAGGMVVLLLILIALLAPVIANLVGQDPETHHEDLIDPLFSTPKGAYGGISGDHLFGVEPVNGRDIFARIVYGARISLLVGFLSALVAVVLGTILGVLAGYFGGWVDATVSRVMDGLLAFPQLLFIIALVSVMPNQMLGLTGTGVRLFVMILVIGFFGWPYVGRVVRGQTLSLREREYVEAARSLGAGRFYILFKELLPNLVAPIIVYTTMMIPTNILTEAALSFLGVGVKPPTASWGQMLSAAIDYYESDPMYMVIPGVAIFITVLSFNLFGDGVRDALDPKGSR, via the coding sequence ATGACGGCACCATTGCACGAGCCGACGGCCGAAGCCGCGCCGAGCGCGGCCGAAGAGGCGGCGCTCGTTGCCGGCTCCGCCGAGGCGAAGGCGGTACAAGGACGTTCCCTCGGCCGCATCGCCTGGGAGCGCCTGAAGCGCGACAAGCTGGCCCTCGCCGGCGGCATGGTCGTGCTTCTGCTGATCCTGATCGCCCTGCTCGCGCCCGTGATCGCGAACCTGGTCGGCCAGGACCCCGAAACGCACCACGAGGACCTGATCGACCCGCTCTTCTCGACCCCCAAGGGGGCCTACGGCGGCATCAGCGGGGACCACCTCTTCGGTGTCGAACCCGTCAACGGCCGCGACATCTTCGCCCGGATCGTCTACGGAGCCCGGATCTCTCTGCTGGTCGGCTTCCTGTCGGCCCTGGTGGCCGTGGTGCTCGGCACGATCCTCGGCGTGCTCGCCGGCTACTTCGGCGGCTGGGTCGACGCGACCGTCAGCCGCGTCATGGACGGCCTGCTGGCCTTCCCGCAGCTGCTCTTCATCATCGCGCTGGTCTCGGTCATGCCGAACCAGATGCTGGGTCTGACCGGCACGGGCGTGCGCCTGTTCGTGATGATCCTGGTCATCGGCTTCTTCGGCTGGCCCTACGTCGGCCGCGTGGTCCGCGGCCAGACGCTCTCCCTGCGCGAACGCGAGTACGTCGAAGCCGCGCGCAGCCTCGGAGCCGGACGGTTCTACATCCTGTTCAAGGAGCTGCTGCCCAACCTGGTCGCGCCGATCATCGTGTACACGACGATGATGATCCCGACCAACATCCTCACCGAGGCGGCGCTCAGCTTCCTGGGCGTCGGCGTCAAGCCGCCGACCGCCTCGTGGGGGCAGATGCTCTCCGCCGCGATCGACTACTACGAGTCGGATCCCATGTACATGGTGATCCCGGGTGTGGCGATCTTCATCACGGTGCTCTCCTTCAACCTCTTCGGTGACGGCGTGCGTGACGCGCTCGACCCGAAGGGCTCCCGCTGA
- a CDS encoding enhanced serine sensitivity protein SseB C-terminal domain-containing protein codes for MSASGTAAAGQVEHMLRQVTPGRYDAYEALLRALATPPSGQVWMLLWHGQAGSPDAQYGNMEVDGFGYAPCVTSAQELSASGWNRSYEVVDGLDVARTLYPDHYGLWLNPHAPGGGVGIPWLDLRRIATGLERQPAGPLRLSEPAIEIPQFYALLTQNAHRTAAVRSLRRAWVQPALGAPYLAIGLDVYDTSPPAVDSVRAMMQQSIGAVPDGLPVSTVAMSDEYDPVALWLRANARPFYDREAHAAPVQAPAAGGYGFPGTY; via the coding sequence GTGAGCGCGTCGGGCACGGCCGCGGCCGGGCAGGTCGAGCACATGCTGCGCCAAGTGACGCCCGGGCGTTACGACGCCTACGAGGCGCTCCTGCGCGCACTGGCGACCCCGCCGTCCGGCCAGGTGTGGATGCTGCTCTGGCACGGCCAGGCGGGCTCGCCCGACGCCCAGTACGGGAACATGGAGGTCGACGGCTTCGGCTACGCGCCCTGCGTGACCTCCGCCCAGGAGCTGTCGGCCAGCGGCTGGAACCGTTCGTACGAGGTGGTCGACGGGCTCGACGTGGCCCGCACCCTCTACCCCGACCACTACGGGCTCTGGCTGAACCCGCACGCGCCGGGCGGCGGCGTCGGCATCCCCTGGCTCGATCTGCGGCGCATCGCCACCGGTCTGGAGCGGCAGCCCGCGGGCCCGCTGCGGCTGTCCGAACCGGCCATCGAGATCCCGCAGTTCTACGCCCTGCTGACCCAGAACGCGCACCGGACGGCCGCCGTCCGCTCGCTGCGCCGCGCCTGGGTGCAGCCCGCGCTGGGCGCCCCGTACCTGGCCATCGGGCTCGATGTGTACGACACCAGCCCGCCGGCCGTGGACTCGGTGCGGGCGATGATGCAGCAGTCGATCGGCGCGGTGCCGGACGGGCTGCCGGTGTCGACCGTCGCGATGTCGGACGAGTACGACCCGGTGGCTCTGTGGCTGCGCGCCAACGCGCGGCCGTTCTACGACCGGGAGGCGCACGCGGCTCCCGTCCAGGCGCCCGCGGCGGGCGGTTACGGATTCCCCGGCACGTACTGA